The window GTGCAGAACGAACCGGAGCAGCAAGACATCTAATTTAGATAAGGCAGTGTCTTTCAGTGAATAAGAGACATCCTAAACAAAATATTTGCTACTAACGATGTCTCTGAATCACTTCAAGAACCTCAAACACATAGTGTTCAAATAGATATGCGAAATTTGATTGTGTATTTGAAGCTCCTTTCTTGAGATTCGCAACATATTGATAGTTATGTTTTTTTGAAGCGTCTATTTGGAATCTATAGTCTAATGATCCCGGTAGTCGCACATTGAGAATCTCTCGTGCGTGATGAGATGAATGATAAATCCACCAACATCCAGCAATACACTGCCATCGCAGCCAGCACGTGACGCTGCACTTTACAATCGTTAGTCCTttgaaaaactgaaaaactgCCACAAAACTGTCTGGTGCAGCTCCTCCATTGCTGACAAGAGAAGTATAAATGTCCTTTTTCTTTGCCACTGCTAGAAAATAAACACGAAGAAATCAAAATTTTGTTTCATCATTGGCGGGGCTGTGAGGTCTGTACGaggtttcttaattttcttactcATTATTTCCTGAATTTTAATTCGCCTTTGCGGTAAATCGAGCGAATCGATTGTTTGTCTGTCATTGAAATAAGTAACTAGATAAGTAGAGTAAAGAGCGTTAGGCAGCAGAGTTAAGATCAGTTAGGTCGTGGTGCGAGGTGATCACTGGGGCGAGAAGTAGCTATCCTTGGATACCGCTATTCTGGAGTGACCCCCTTATCACTGGCGTAAAGACAGGCCAAACTATCCCTGAAACGCCTCCCTCGCCGCTGCCCCGACCCTCCGTGTTGGCTGCCTGTAACGGTGGCAGCAACAGTCGTCATCATCTGAGGCACATTATGGTCTCAACGTCCCTAAAGATGATTCGCGGCAGATGTAAGTTACGTAAAACTATCATTCCCTTTAAAATCAAAGTGACGCTATCTAATGAATGTTTCGTGTATTATAGTGATGGTTCCTCCCTCTGGCTACTAACTTATCTGTTTGAAATTTACCATCCAATGAATACTGAAAATAATGCTTTGATAACAAACAATCACATGATTTAATTAAGGTGTATGTTGTCTGTCTTCAGGTAAGCCATGGTTGCTTGGGTAATGGTCcttatctgttattttttttctctattcatttgaATCCTGTGTAATCTCCCTTGATTGTAAATTCATTCATAAAATTTATTTATACGAATGAAAACAGGATCTGATAATGTTTGTAGTCTTGCTTTCCTTTCGTTGCGATGGTATACTTTTGATTGGGTGGTGTAGCACAAAATTGACAACACCTAACACTTTACTCCTGTTAAGAGTGTTTACTGCACCAGCGTTCCTTTCATCAAACAGTCCCACAGCACATTCTACGTCCTGCCTTTCTGAATTACTGGGACAGATAACATTTCCTGATCACAATTGTAACAGAAAATCAGTTCAAATAATGTGGGTTGCGCTTCCCCACGTCAAGTTTAGAATCGTACCTGTGATGCCCAACCCTTTGTTTACCTGTCGTTATCCCTGTGTCCGCGTCCTTTTCTGTTCGGCTCCATTGCTACATCTGAAAGTGTGAGACGTACTTGGCAGGAGACAACAAAAGACATCTGATTGAAACAACACTGGAAATGGCTGTCCAGTGAAATAGCTTCCAATGCAATAAATCCACAGTGATTGCAAGTGAACAGAGAATCAAGCTTACTATTCAACCAGAAGCcagtaaaaaatagaagaaaaaaagacgaatagaACTAAAACACTGGTATTACGTGCCATCAACTGACCATAACGTCTAGATTTTAGTATTGGCAAATTTTAAGCTTGGTGTTGGTGATTGAGTCCCGGGGCGTGTGCGGCCCGTTACCACGGCactaacgaaaataaaaaaaaaatttaggtgatcgataaaatgaaaatgaataatcaTTGAGAGCATcgttaaaggaagaaagtagtCATAGAGTACAGAATACGAGCCACATCACATGCCAGGGTAGTACGATCCGGGAGTTACGTTTTGCTTCATTCAGTGCGTGTcacaccctccttcctccttccgccCTCAGAAACTTACgcgtttttcctattttttcatccCACCATTCTGAATGGCTCTCAGTGCAACTCATCCCTCTCCTTGCCTTCAACCTTTGTTCATTCGTGAGACAGAACAAGCGTATTCGATAGCAAAGAGAGATATTATGAGTGACACTTTATTATTCAGAGGCTTGCCATTGAGGCCTGACGCGGGGTTGACCAGGTTACACAGGTGGCGAGGAACAGCAGGTGACGTAGCGTTTCTCAATACCTTGTCTTGATTGGTCATACTTGATTTGTTGGTTTGTCTCAGTTAGTCCCCGATCCTGGGGAGCAAAACAGGTATTGCGCACTGCACTTCATCACCAATCAGCAGGTggtaacagtgagagagagagagagagagagagagagagagagagagagagagagagtatcgccCCAGTGTGAATTTGTGATTCCCACTGATCGTCCCGAGTATCGCCACGGGTACATATCATCGCTCCTGATCTCTGCGAGGGAGTGCTGAGGGGGACTTACCTTCTCATCGATAATGCTAAAGAACGGggtgaaaaaatatatgtatctcGCCAACGCCCCTGAGATGGTGAACCTCTGGTGAGAGGCGGTGCCCGGTGCCACGTGAACCAAGGCACCGGTGACACAGTGTTGCCCGGTGTTCAGTGCTCACCCTGTATTTGCTTGCCCTAACCTCCCCGAGCACTGCATATACTACGGGCCAAGACATTCAATTATATCGCATGAGGGAGGCggaggaaaacaacaattaGCCCCTCCCTGGAGTATCGGTGCGAGCTGTACTCTTGCGCTTCTCAATATGTAAATGAACCTTATGGGAAGAACGGTCTAAAGCTAATAATGACTGCTCTGTCCATAATCAATATATAAATATAGTAATTCAATGTATACCGACTCCTCTCAGCCTAGCGATATGCATGAAAAATTTTATTATAGAAGATAGCTGTTATTTCAGAATGAGAGATGAGGACTCGTCTTCATCCAGACCGCGGCCATCATGTCTGGCCGCCACAACTTCTCCTGCTGTGTGCATTTTCACATATTTAGGTACAGACGCataaatatttacttttgtacataaacatacatatcTTATTTATTACAGTTAATGGCTGTGTTCCCCCAAAGCCCCTCACCATCCTGCCGGGGCCAAGGGGTTGCCGTGCCCACCACCCGCCAGAAAAGAACCAAATTTTACACATACTCATGATATACGAATATAGAATACACATGATTCAGTATTGCGTTAACCTCAACAGGAAAAATGATGCgccaaggaagaaggagggagttgTTTGCAAGTTAGGatacgatgtttttttttgtgtcccgCGTCGTAGCAGTAAGCCGTCCGTCCGCTCCCTTGTGCCCGGGGCAGGCCGTGGGGGAGGACAGGGAGGGGGCAAGCTGTCGTGAGCCTGATATTAACCTTCTCCTTAATAACCGTGTGACGCAGGAACACTCCCCCGCCAGCCCCGCCTCGTCCCGCCCCgcttcgccccgccccgcctcgcctcgcctcgcttcgccccgcctcgccccgcctcacCCGGTCCTGGCCGCGCCCCGGAGAGGCCAACCGAAGGCTTCAAGAGTCACTGAATGATTGTAATCAAGAGTTGTTGAAGCAGCTTCCTATTTTTTATCAACTCGCTGCTGAAACCCAGAAAGGCTGAGCCAGGGACGCGGGGGGCAGTCTGAGCTGGACGTCCAGTGTTTGGCAAGGAGGCGGCATATTGCTCCTCGTCGCGCCACACCTCAAGCGATATCTGAGATCATGTGCCGCTATTAGCAGAAAGCCAAGGTGACCTTATTACCTGCACGTGGTtagcaacaattttttttttttacttgccaATGTACAGTGAGGACTTAATGCCAGTACTTGTAATGAGAGTGCCATGCTTCACGTGTGTTGGTCCAGATTGGCCAAGACCAGACAGCCTGGGACCAACAATGATAACTCCCGACCGTCTCAATTTTCACATCCCTCCTGCGATGCTTCTGTTTTTTCTGTTGAACATTTAACTGTCCCGTGCTGTCTAACACCGCCCAGTGTGCGCCCGCCTCAACATGTCCCGGGAAAGGAGGGACAGAGACGGGTCGTCGTCCCTACCCCCCTTCATGCTTCCTCCGCTCCTCGTTGTCGTTCGTCACACTCCCAGGGTCGTCCTTTGCTCCCTGACTCCttgcttcactcctcctcctcctcttcctcttcctcttcctcttcctcttcctcttcctcttcctcttcctcctcctcctcctcctcctcctcctcctcctcctcctcctcctcttcctttcctcctcctcctcctcctcctcctcctcctcctcctcttcttcttcttcttcttcttgttcttgttcttgttcttgttcttgttcttgttcttcttgttcttcttcttcttcttcttcttcttcttcctcctgtccttcaCCTTCTCAACCTTCTCCGCCATCCTCCACGCccttctgtttatttacttgtttgtttatgcatgcgtttatatctctctctctctctctctctctctctctctctctctctctctctctctctctctctctctctctctctctctctctctctctctctctctctctctctctctccccagctgtTCGTCTAgatctttatttatctgtttaagtgtctgtctgcctgcttggctgtctgtctgtttgtctttatttgtttgtgcatcttgctgtgtgtctatctgtctgtctgtctgtatttctgtctgtggCTCTGTATGGCTggttgtctatatgtctgtctgttcgtctgtttggcctctccattctctctctctctctctctctctctctctctctctctctctctctctctctctctctctgtctgtctgtctctctgtctgtctgtctgtctgtctgtctgtctctgtctctctctctctctctctctctctctctctctctctctctctctctctctctctctctctctctctctctctctctctctcatttctcctcctatttctccttctatgttattgattttgttgttgttttgctttgttgtattattattattattattattattattattattattagtagtagtagtagtagtagtagtagtagtagtagtagtagtagtaatagtagtttttgttgataatgttaatgataatgtatcttcttcttcttcttcttctcttcttcttcttcttcttcttcttcttcttcttcttcttcttcttcttcttcttcttcttcttcttcttcttcttcttcttcttcttcttcttcttcctcttcttcttcttctctcttctctctcctcctcctcctcctcctcctccttctcctcctcctcctcctcctcctcctctcctcctcctcctcctcctcctcctctcctcctcctcctcctctcctcctcctcctcctcctcctcctcctcctcctcctcctcctcctcctcctcctcctcctcctcctcctcctcctcctcctcctcctcctcctcctcctcctcctcctcctcctcctctcctctctcctcctcctcctcctcctctcctcctcctcctcctcctcctcctcctcctcctcctcctccttcttcttcttcttcttcttcttcttcttcttcttcttcttcttcttcttcttcttcttcttcttcttcttcttcttcttcttcttcttctctctcttcttcttctccttcttcttcttcttcttcttcttcttcttcttcttcttcttcttcttcttcttcttcttcttcttcttcttcttcttcttcttcttcttcttcttcttcttcttcttcttcttccagcaCCTTCGCctcctaaacctaacctaacctgacgttttctttcatgatgTACGTACAATCCAGTGGCATAATTTTCCTCCATTAAGTATTGTCATGATATAAGGGCGACCTTGAGCTAAATGGGGAGGTTGGTGCATCAGCCGCGCTCCCTAcccatcctcccttctcccttctccctctatccttcatcaactacttcctcctcctcctcctcctcctcctcctcgtctttctgcCCTGACCTCTCAACCTCCCCACACCCTCCttctgaaaataataataatttacccTCCCATACATCAGACATTCACATATTTCAAGGGAATGATTGTAATTAGCAGCCAGGTAAGGGTTAGGGGGTGCGGGGGGCGGAAGGGAGGCATCGCTGTGGTAAAGGCAAAGGAGAGGAACATTCTAAGGTTGTAAATATGATGCTGGTGACAACGTGATTAATctatttcacgttttttttttaatgtttcttacgtgttttctgttttaatctttcatttctctctctctctctctctctctctctctctctctctctctctctctctctctctctctctctctctctctctctctctctctctctctctctctcagtatgtgtgtgtgtgtgtgtgtgtgtgtgtgtgtgtgtgtgtgtgtgtgtgtgtgtgtgtgtgtgtctgtctgtctgtgtatgtgtgtgtttacgcaTGTGTTTGCAGAAAAgatccatgcacacacacacacacacacacacacacacacacacacacacacacacacacacacacacacacacacacacatacagtaacaCATGCATGAAATCTAATCATTATATtatcgtaaaaaaataaaaaaaatagcaaaagaaaagaaacaaataaaaaaaatctccatTAAACAGATGCAgcttcttttatttcgtttcgttgtgtgtgtgtgtgtgtgtgtgtgtgtgtgtgtgtgtgtgtgtgtgtgtgtgtaattatcgCTGGAGATGTAGCGTGGTCATTGTAAGGGTGGAATAGACGAGCCCAGTGATGTATACCCGTAGCCTTTGTTGGTCCTAGCGATGGTTGTTCCTTGCGGCGCTGcatggaagacagagagagagagagagagagagagagagagagagagagagagagagagagtgggatcgAGAAGATTCGAACAAGTTAGCATACAAATGATAACGATAACTTGGGACAAAGACACAATGAAGAGACACACatacgactgagagagagagagagagagagagagagagagagagagagagagagagagagagacagagagagagagagagagtgttagatagacagagacagagacagaggcggaggcaggcagacagagacagagagatcaCGGAAGCTGATGGCGTCAATGTCCTCGCTTGAGTAACCTGTTGGCACACAACTGTACACCCACACGCCGGCCCGTAAAGGACAGGCCAGTTGCCAGCACCTCAgtcaccctcccctcctccccccctatccctcctctccccttttctcctcctcctcctcctcctcctcctcctcctcctcctcctccttctctcctgctcttgccaccgccaccacaccaccacacaacagaCACCATAtggataccaccaccaccaccaccactatcatcaccacctccacaattttttctctctctctctctctctctctctctctctctctgctattactCCAAGGCTCATAGTGTTCCCTGCTAACTGTTTCCTGCCGGCGTGTTGGTGGAGGGCGAGGTGAGGATCAGGGCGGGAAGGCCTTGCCCTGTGTCTGTGTTGTTCTCCGTTACGTGGTTTATTAATTGTTGTAAAGACAATCCTTATTACTGAtcgataatctctctctctctctctctctctctctctctctctctctctctctctctctctctctcggctgtgACATGAGagatctttctttgtgttcaggATGCACGCACACAATTGCAcagccacacccacacctaaACACATACAGGCACACATGCTCATACATGCACAACCAGACAGACTGCCACCCGGCCACccaggacagacacacacacacaggaatactGATGTCTGGAggtttcaaacacacacacacacacacacacacacacacacacacacacacacacacacacacacacacacacacacacacacacacacacacacacacacacatacaccacgtGTGCTGTATGAGGATAATTATATAAATTTACGAGTAAAATATCTAATTACGTAAATCTGTGTCACAAAGTAATGTGTCACATCATGAGCGTTGGTATGTTAACATACTCGTAGTTACGAACGTGCTCCGTGCAGCCTGCGGGGCCCTTGTGGGGAAGTCACCAcacatctggtgtgtgtgtgtgtgtgtgtgtgtgtgtgtgtgtgtgtgtgtgtgtgtgtgtgtgtgtttcactgtttgatctgctgcagtctctgacgagacagccagacgttaccctacggaacgagctcagagctcattatttccgatcttcggataggcctgagaccaggcacacaccacacaccgggacaacaaggtcacaactcctcgatttacatcccgtacctactcactgctaggtgaacaggggctacacgtgaaagtagacacacccaaatatctccacccggccggggaatcaaaccccggtcctctggcttgtgaagccagccctctaaccactgagctaccgggcgagtgtgtgtgtgtgtgtgtgtgtgtgtgtgtgtgtgtgtgtatatatatatatatatatatatatatatatatatatatatatatatatatatatatatatatatatatatatttatataaagcTTGAAGGTTACTGATAGGAACTAGGAGAAAGACACTTGTCTGGGTCTGGTGTCCAGATTGGGGGCAGGGCAGTGGATATGTACTAGAAAATGGAGGATGACGTGATAACGACGTCGCAGTCCACTGATATCCTGTTGTGTTGACAGAgaagaagtgtatttaaaatcGGCAAGGCTGTGGGCTGCACAGGACTGACGCTGCAGGTGGGGTTGTGGAAAGGATGCGAGACAAAAGCGGGAGGCGCATGGCAGCAAGACATTTATCAAATTATGATATTCGTGGAGACGTGTTGCCTGAACGCTGGAGGTCACAGGCTGGGGGTTGCGAAACTCCTGCCACTGCTGCTCATGTCTCGGACTGAAGAGTGCTACTGAGCGGCTTGGGGGCGTGAGGTGTTTGGCGGGCCTGCGCGCCACGCCGTGAAGCTGATGGGCTGCTTGGGCATTAGGGCGAGTGGCCGAGGATGCAGCCACGCGCTGACCACAACAGCTTCTTAATTCTGCCTATGATGCGACGAGTTCCCGTTTGCGTAAAATACGACCCTTGAAGGCGGCACGGCTCcttctgctctttttccatgCAGTCCAGGAACTCCTGAAGTCCAGAGGAGAAAAGCAGAACGAATGTGTCAACATAGTAGAACAAAGATTGACTCCAAGCACGATGACCACAACAGCAAGTTACACACTAACTGGTTAGAAGCAAATTTCATCAGAATACAAGAATTACACTTGTTAGCAGAGAGCAAATGACATTCAATGAACAAACAACTGAGATGTTtgggtgaggtgtgaggtgaaGGTTGGTGGATGAGGTGGCAGTGCAAGGGTGAGTGTGAAGGGCGGGGCAGCCTCACCTCCCGGATCCTGCAGGCGTCCGAGTAGTCCGGCTCGTGGGAGAACTCCTCAATCACCCTCCCCCCGCAGGTGTGCAGGTGGCGTGCGTGGCAGGTCTCTGGGGGCATGGATACCTGTCAGTCAAGTGTGTGGAGTGGCAAGGACCAGCGCACAGATAAataaacgagaggaaaaagtagACACGCAGGCAGTTAAGAGGACTCTTTAAATAGATGTGAATAAGAGGGCCACCAACCTGTTTTGATGCGAGCGCAGCGTACTCATTATTAAAAATAAGGTAATTAACTATGCAGGTGACTTAGTCTCATCTGTGGAGCAAATTTCTTGatgcctttccttttctgtgtgtctgCGAGTCTGTACTGTGTCTATgtctatgcctctctctctctctctctctctctctctctctctctctctctctctctctctctctctctctctctctctctctctctctctctctctctctctcttttcctcctttacttccaacaaataaatgaatgagagtCGAAGCAAGCAAGAAGCAAATATCACAACCGGAATCGAAGTGTTGGCCAACACTCAGAATTAAGATGGCATCAGTGGAGCAGGTGGGAGTGGAGTGCAGATTGACTGGGCTTGATTAGCATTAAGGTGATAAGTAGTACGTGGCAAGACAGGTATACAAGGGGAGACAtaacaagcaggcaggcagacacacaggtaGGCAGACAGGGTAGGGGGGGAGAGTGCCGATAGAATCAGTTCAAAGGTAATAATTTCTTCTTCATAGTGAGCGGTGGGCGGACAATCAGATgaatacttctttttttttctctctctcttcttgtcgtTCGTCCTCTCTTTCCACGTGTAATAGCTGCTACATTGAAGGTGCTTGATTTTACCGAATTTTCTAACCACTTcaacgcctttttttttatcttgtgtgtgtgtgtgtgtgtgtgtgtgtgtgtgtgtgtgtgtgtgtgtgtgtgtgtgtgtgtgtgtgtgcgcactcGCGAAGGGGCCAGCCAAGGTGGAAAAGAGCCAGGTGCTTTGACGTTCCCCTTAAAAACagtaaatgagagaagaatCCAAAGTACAGCTCAAGTCCTCGGGAGAGATAACAAGCAATTTCAGGGTTTTCCTGTGAAtttgatgaaaaaatgaatatagtCTTGTGTTAATTCGTTGCATTTGATTATTCTAATATGCAGTGTTGATTGTGAGTGCACGCAAGTCGCGGTGAGCTGTGCGGCACAGAACCCATTGTGTCTGTTACTCTCTTCTGTACGGTGAACGAGCAACATGAGGACAGGTACAATTATCACAGCTTTGTGTCAGGAAGACGCAAGTACAACATGCTCAAATGTATTGCAATATCggatttattttccctttgtgATAAGATTTGCTGATCATCCATACGCGGGTTTTCACATTCTGTTACACAAACGAACATGCTCCTGCCTCCCATGTTCATACACACAAGTGCACgtgggtggcggcggtggtgatgccCGGCGACATTCACGGTCACAGGTGCTCGCCTGAGGCTTCTTTGTCGGTGACGAACAGAGAAGCGACACAACATTATAGCCGTTTATTGAACATTTACCGCATGTGTCCTCCCGCCTCGTGTGCTGCGACGCATGTCACCAGTCCCAGCAGCTCGGTCCAGGTGAAGGCATTGggcattttatttcttcttcttttagccGGAACATTGACGCTGAAggaagttaattttttttcaccgcTAATTAGTGTGTCCAATAATCATTTATAACTTTTATATTGTCATTTTTCATACTACATTCTCTTAAATCACACAGTAGATTAAAAGTCAGAATTTgcctcatatattttctttatttcctattgTGAATGTGTGTCCACGCAGgcgattcttttattatcatataTACTTTCTAAAAGTTTTGAGTGTGCCCATGCAGAcgattttttctctcatgttgATGGAGacgattacttttttttttctgtggtcaTGCAGacaattttttcttcctgtgtgtgtgtgtgtgttcatgcaggcggtttattatttctttctctgtgcTGTGGATCTTAACAGATGATGACCAGAGCGGAATGTAAAAGGTTCCTCATACGAAAGCTCGCAATGCTTCCActagacctaacctaacgaacACCACAAAAGCCTCGTAGGACAGACAGAACGTAGGTACCCTTCACCATGAATTCCACGTCCATGGCCCCCGAGTTAACATCTCGTAAAGTTCCTATGTTatatagatatatttttttcttcgcttttaTTATGCCTCGTAGAAGACAACGTCAGATACGATGGGTGGCTGCTATACTAGATATCAAATTAGACACTAGGTTACTGacgatgttggtggtggttgtagtgttggtcgtggtattggtagtgttgttgttgttggtggtggtagtggtaacgcTGATGGTGGGAAGTGTTTGGCGCCCCAGCACAATGAACGCGAAAAAAAAGCATATACGAACGATAAAAACTTGGCTTTACGTGACACCCGCGGAGTGTATACGTGATTGGTtcgaggaaacaaaagaaaacgagaaaaaaaaagggaaaatgcgAAGAATCGGAAATCTCCATTAACGCgactagaaaaagagagagagagagagagagagagagagagagagagagagagagagagagagagagagagagagagagagagagaatctgcgcTGCATATTGTGAAGtgcaagggggaagaggaggaagagggggaggagtagaaggaagaggaagaagaggagaagaaagtgaaaaataatgtataCACGTATAAACTAATTGATTGAAGGTAATTTTGatggggtgaagggagaggaagaagaagaggaggaggaaaaataagggtgAACCAGAGGAGAACAAGTGGATGAagaactgaaagaggaagtagtggaaaaggaagagatggaggagaaagagagaggaggatgagaaggaaaaaaagaacaaaaacattaaCAGCAGGTTCAATGGgggacaagaagaacaagacgaacAATAATGTGGGCAAAGAATACTGAATGAAGAAAgtgaagtaaagaggaaaaggaagaaggcaaggagaagatactgaaggaaaagataaaggaggaagggaaaacgaaagaaaagggaaaggaggaggaggaggaggagaagctctTATGTCTTGGCGTCCTTGTGTTCTTGATGGAGTTACGTAAGACCTTCAACACcagaattagaatagtgaagttaGTAGTAATTTCACATTGACTCCCCGCGTTGGGCTTGTCATGCAGAGGTTGCCGGGAGTTTGGCGGATGCTTCTTGTATTACCAGTAGCTGCGGCGTTTCTCATGTCTCTCTTCTTAGCGCAGTCGTGTTTATTGCGTTGAAACTCGATGGTTTAAATGTACCAGCTTTTCCCCAAAACAAGTGATGTTATGAGGTACAGCAAATAATTTCATGCCTATAAATCGAATAGAAATAGACTAATGAACTGCGTTATGTTGACAGCTGTGTGAACACACGAAGCTGGGGTGCAGTAGATGGAGGTGCCGTAATTGCTGGATACTGTTTCATTTCTTAACCATTACGTGAAACATGACATCGTTAATTTGGACAACACTGCATGAAATTTTGTAAGTTTTGTGATACAAGTCATCATTTTAATGACATATCTTAATATAGTTTGCCATTAGATATAATGATGGCTTCATAAAGGAGTGAACCTGCTTTATCGAGTTATACTGTGCTGCATCAGAGGGTGAGAATATTACCTGTACGCATCACCTGAGGGGAGAGCCACCGTTCTCCCTTACCCTAAACACTCTCACATTACTCGTTTGCAAAACTAAATAGGCaggtccttttccttccattcagtATCTCATCCTCGATGCTGCTCATCatttgctgcacacacacacacacacacacacacacacacacacacacacacacacacacacacacacacacacacacacagagagagagagagagagagagagagagagagagagagagagagagagagagagagagagagagagagagagagagagagagggttattgAAATGTGTGCTACTAACTTGATGGTAAATGGGCATTCCTCAtacaattaccactactactacaaccaatactactactact of the Portunus trituberculatus isolate SZX2019 chromosome 42, ASM1759143v1, whole genome shotgun sequence genome contains:
- the LOC123517717 gene encoding uncharacterized protein LOC123517717 isoform X2, whose amino-acid sequence is MWEDRSPSHPRLRFAAIRTPMAAATPPQLRDNSLLLGETCHARHLHTCGGRVIEEFSHEPDYSDACRIREEFLDCMEKEQKEPCRLQGSYFTQTGTRRIIGRIKKLLWSARGCILGHSP